One Aphidius gifuensis isolate YNYX2018 linkage group LG5, ASM1490517v1, whole genome shotgun sequence genomic region harbors:
- the LOC122857256 gene encoding SEC14-like protein 2 — MSSIKSLADNERFALMKFRRSVAGVLEAHHDDQFLLRWLRARKWDPVAAEKMLRESLEWRKQWDVDRIGEWKTPQILKDHLPHGQCGEDKDGAPVIVVPFAGLDLYGILHVVSRRDMIKATVQILEYYMNLCQEQSKKHGPAAGQVIVLFDMQDFNLRPYMWRPAGEVVITLIQMYEANYPEILKTCFIVNAPKVFALGFSIAKKFMNEYTISKIQIYKADPDRWIPEILKVVSKDQLPVHFGGTLTDPDGDERLTTKICQGGKISKDLYSKNLDKDKINEDFTTAIVKKGGKFKIDMIPDKIGSILSWEFRSEDHDIKFGIIKKNNSGEKIEIIPIHRVAAHQIDEVGVLTCEEPATYSVVFDNSYSLLRNKKIHYNVRIEEPNDGLQELALQDN, encoded by the exons tttcGAAGGAGTGTTGCTGGTGTACTTGAAGCACATCATGATGATCAATTTTTGTTACGTTGGCTTAGAG caCGGAAATGGGATCCAGTTGCTGCTGAAAAAATGCTACGAGAA TCATTGGAGTGGAGAAAACAATGGGATGTTGATAGAATTGGAGAATGGAAAACACCACAGATATTAAAAGATCATTTGCCACATGGACAATGTGGAGAAGATAAAGATGGTGCACctg ttATTGTTGTTCCGTTTGCTGGATTAGATTTATACGGAATACTTCATGTTGTATCACGACGAGATATGATAAAAGCAACTGTTCaaatacttgaatattatatgaatttatgtcaggaacaatcaaaaaaacatgGACCAGCTGCTGGACaagttattgttttatttgacatGCAGGATTTTAATCTCAGACCGTATATGTGGAGACCAg cGGGAGAAGTCGTCATAACACTCATACAAATGTATGAAGCAAATTATCCAGAGATACTTAAAACTTGCTTCATCGTTAatg CACCAAAAGTATTTGCTCTTGGATTTTCaattgctaaaaaatttatgaatgaatatacaatatcaaaaattcaaatatacaaAGCTGATCCAGATAGATGGATAccagaaatattaaaagttgTATCAAAAGATcaattaccagtacattttgGTGGAACATTAACTGATCCAGATGGTGATGAAcgtttaacaacaaaaatatgtcaaggtggaaaaatatcaaaagatctttactcaaaaaatcttgataaagataaaataaatgaagatttTACAACGGCTATTGTTAAAAAAggtggtaaatttaaaattgatatgatACCAGATAAAATTGGTTCAATATTAAGTTGGGAATTTAGATCAGAAGatcatgatattaaatttggtattattaaaaaaaataatagtggtgaaaaaattgaaattataccAATTCATAGAGTTGCTGcacatcaaattgatgaagtTGGAGTATTAACTTGTGAAGAACCAGCTACtt actcAGTTGTTTTTGACAACAGCTACAGTCTactgagaaataaaaaaattcattacaaTGTAAGAATAGAAGAGCCAAATGATGGCCTTCAAGAATTAGCTCTCCAAGACAACTGa
- the LOC122857260 gene encoding thioredoxin domain-containing protein 17-like gives MVIKHHVTGYDKFLEFMEKLKVDEPIFVLYSGTKLDNGKSWCPDCVEAEPFIEEAVNTAPENSHFIHVEVGDRPFWKDLKCPFRINPKTKLSSLPTISRWGTQKKLEGEHLLDVELIKMLLHDDDD, from the exons ATGGTTATTAAACATCACGTTACTGGCTATGATAAATTTCTCGAATTTATGGAAAAACTCAAAGTCGATGAACCGATATTTGTGCTTTACAGTGGTACAAAACTTGATAATGGAAAAAGTTGGTGTCCTGATTGTGTTGaag CTGAGCCATTTATTGAAGAAGCTGTTAATACAGCACCAGAAAATTCACACTTTATTCATGTTGAAGTAGGTGATCGGCCATT TTGGAAAGATTTAAAGTGTCCATTTAGAATAAATCCCAAGACAAAACTCAGCTCTTTGCCAACAATTTCCAGATGGGGaacacaaaaaaaacttgaaggaGAACATCTTCTTGATGTTGAACTTATTAAAATGTTActtcatgatgatgatgattaa